The genomic stretch TGATGTAGCATGGTCACGGTAATAGGCGTTAGATTCAAAAAGGCAGGGAAAATATATTATTTCAACCCAAAAGATTTAGAACTTTCGGTGGGAGACAAAGTTATCGTCGAAACCTCAAGAGGTATAGAGTTTGGAGAAGTGGTTATAGGCCCTAAAGAAGTCAAGGAAGAAGATATAATCTCACCTCTTAAGGATGTGATTCGTAGAGCTAATGATGAAGACGAGAATGTGGTGGAAGAAAACCGAGCAAAAGCTAAAGAAGCAGCCCGAATAGCAGAAAAGAAGATCCAGGAACACGGCCTCGAGATGAAACTGGTAGATGTGGAGTACACCTTCGACAGGTCGAAGCTCATCTTTTATTTTACGGCTGATGGCCGGGTGGATTTCAGGGAACTTGTAAAGGACTTGGCGTCGATTTTCCGCACCCGCATTGAGCTCAGGCAGATAGGGGTAAGGGACGAGGCAAAGATGATAGGAGGTCTTGGCCCGTGCGGCAGGATCGTGTGCTGCCACACTTTTTTAGGAGAATTCGACCCAGTGTCTATAAAAATGGCAAAACAGCAGAACCTTTCGTTGAACCCCGGTAAAATCTCGGGGCTGTGCGGAAGGCTGATGTGTTGTCTTAAGTTCGAATATGAAAATTACTGCGGAGAAACAAAATGCTGCGATGAATGCAAGGAGGCAGAAGAAATACTGAAAGTAGGTTTAAAGGTGATAACTCCTTTTGGTGAAGGAACAGTTGTCTCTATAGATAGGGAAAAAGAAACAGCGACGGTAAAACTTGCAGGAAGCGAAGAAGAGAAAGAATTTTCCATGGAAGAAGTGGAGCTTAAAGGGGATTGAAAGGTTTTAATTTGCGGGTTATTATAGTTTTAGGGATGCTGCTTAGAGGAGGTGGGATTAATGTTCCCCTTTGGATGGTATTATTACGATCCGACATGGATTATAGTATTACCGGCCCTTATCCTCGCCTTCTACGCCCAAGCCAAAGTATCCACTACATTTGAAAGATATCTCCGGGTCCCAGCTCGGATAGGCCTCACAGGAGCGGAAGCGGCGAGGGAATTATTAAGGGCAAATGGAATATACGACGTGACAGTAGAAATGACTCGAGGAAGGCTAAGCGACTACTACGACCCTAGAAACAAGGTGTTGAGGCTTTCACCGGAAGTGTACAGCGGCAGGTCCCTTGCCGCGCTTGGCGTTGCGGCACATGAATGCGGTCAT from Caldanaerovirga acetigignens encodes the following:
- a CDS encoding PSP1 domain-containing protein, producing the protein MVTVIGVRFKKAGKIYYFNPKDLELSVGDKVIVETSRGIEFGEVVIGPKEVKEEDIISPLKDVIRRANDEDENVVEENRAKAKEAARIAEKKIQEHGLEMKLVDVEYTFDRSKLIFYFTADGRVDFRELVKDLASIFRTRIELRQIGVRDEAKMIGGLGPCGRIVCCHTFLGEFDPVSIKMAKQQNLSLNPGKISGLCGRLMCCLKFEYENYCGETKCCDECKEAEEILKVGLKVITPFGEGTVVSIDREKETATVKLAGSEEEKEFSMEEVELKGD